A window of Microscilla marina ATCC 23134 contains these coding sequences:
- a CDS encoding response regulator, with protein MITFYIVEDHTIVRQGLKQLLAKYAEMKVLAEFGVPDQIMDNLAKGERPDIVLCDINLPGMDGLALTEKIKQKYPDQKIIILTMHQKEFYVLKAFDAGADGYFHKDTEESELIMGIKKIYNGQKYFCQSVSQILINRLLDTKNSSGKTLLPTLTFREKEVLEQVVAGLGNREIGDKLCISTRTVENHRANILRKFGLKNTVELVKFAIENSLV; from the coding sequence CATACAATTGTACGGCAGGGACTTAAGCAGCTGCTGGCAAAATACGCAGAAATGAAAGTGTTGGCAGAGTTTGGAGTACCTGATCAGATTATGGACAATCTGGCAAAAGGAGAACGCCCTGATATTGTGTTGTGTGACATAAACTTGCCAGGGATGGATGGGCTGGCCTTGACCGAAAAAATTAAACAAAAGTACCCTGATCAGAAGATAATTATATTGACCATGCACCAAAAAGAGTTTTATGTATTAAAAGCATTTGATGCAGGAGCAGATGGTTACTTTCATAAAGACACTGAAGAAAGTGAGCTCATTATGGGGATCAAAAAGATATACAATGGTCAAAAGTATTTTTGCCAGTCTGTATCACAAATCCTCATCAACCGTTTACTTGACACTAAAAACTCGTCGGGTAAAACCTTGTTACCTACGCTTACTTTCCGGGAGAAAGAAGTGCTGGAACAGGTCGTGGCAGGTTTGGGCAATCGTGAAATAGGCGATAAATTATGTATAAGTACCCGTACTGTGGAAAATCACCGAGCAAATATATTGAGAAAGTTTGGTTTGAAAAACACTGTGGAGTTGGTAAAGTTTGCCATAGAAAACTCTTTAGTTTAA